In Chloroflexota bacterium, the genomic stretch GACGATAGCGTGCCAGCATAGCCCGATATCCCGCACACCCTGTGAGCGGCAACGGGTTATAGGAAGGCTGTTTTGGGAGTGTCAACCCGAGAGGCTGTCGCGCGCCACCTGTCGGAACGGCGGCCGGGCCGCTACCCTATGCCGACGGCACCGTGGACCGGCCGCTCTGCGCCGACGCATGCCGACTCTTCTGTCATCTGGAGGGCACCATGTCGGTGTCGCAAGCGCCACTGGCGGGCAAGGTTGCGTGGGTGACTGGCTCGTCGCGCGGGCTTGGGCGGGTGATCGCCACGCATCTCGGACAGCTTGGCGCATCGTTGGTGGTCCACGGCAGCTCGCCAACCTCGACGCGCGCCTTCGGGGAAGGAGACTCGCTCAAGAGCGTGGTCGAGGAGATCGCCGAGGCCAGCGGCGCGCCGGTCCAGATGGTCTACGGCGACCTGACCGATCCGGACGCGGTCGAGCGGATCGTTGGCGAGATCACGGCGCACTACGGGCAGATCGACATCCTGGTGGCCAACGCCGGCGGCGACATCGGGGCCGGCGGCACGATGGCGGCTGGCGGCGGCAAGCCGGACCCGAATGACGCCGTTCACGTGCCGATTGAGGACGTGCAGGCGGTCATCGACCGCAACCTGCTCTCCTGCATCCTGACCTGCAAGGCTGTCGCCCCGGGCATGATGGACCGGCGCAAGGGCTGGATCGTGACCTTTGGCAGCATCGGCGGGCTGGCCGGCCGCGCCGAGGGCGTCATCTACGCGGCGGCCAAGGCGGCGGTCCACGAGT encodes the following:
- a CDS encoding SDR family oxidoreductase; this encodes MSVSQAPLAGKVAWVTGSSRGLGRVIATHLGQLGASLVVHGSSPTSTRAFGEGDSLKSVVEEIAEASGAPVQMVYGDLTDPDAVERIVGEITAHYGQIDILVANAGGDIGAGGTMAAGGGKPDPNDAVHVPIEDVQAVIDRNLLSCILTCKAVAPGMMDRRKGWIVTFGSIGGLAGRAEGVIYAAAKAAVHEYTRCLAAQLRPYNIPVNCIAPGGTVTPRFLATRQADPARLEATDTLERYAHPEETARAVAFLVSDPGPFISGQVIRVDGGTQLWPA